The Glycine soja cultivar W05 chromosome 15, ASM419377v2, whole genome shotgun sequence region tttttcttaaaacattatttttctttatttcttttcattttgtcaTTGTCTAAAAATTACacaataatactaataaaaccaatttaaaaatatcttatattatCGTCACTATAACATTGAAGTCCGGATATCGGAGGGAATTCTCTAGCCTAAAGAAAAGGATGGAATTCTTgtataaattaatcatatttgaGTATTAACTATTAAGTTACACGAATTTAACTGATaattaaccaattttttttagtatgctGACTGTAATGCTCCTTCAGAAACATCAGCTACCATAATCAATTCGTTCGTTGAATGACAAGTGATGGACCATGGACGGTGGTGTCGATAAGTGTACAGGCAAATGTTTTTCGTGACGTTGAGAATCTGAGAtagtcttctttacttttcctAATTATTCTATATCTCTCCTTTTCTCGGATAATTTTTTTAGGGCACGGGTAAACATTTAAATTGGGCCattcatgttttaaaaaatatttcatcaaGAAGAAATTTCGATCTGGTCATTAGCTATCACAAACTCTTGGACCACAAAAATGCTGAACTTGTATAACAAAACACTTAATTTTGTCATTTATATGTTTCATTAACTACGGTTCAATCTTTTGTGATTAGCAATGTAACCATAAAATcgttatcaaaattaatttaatattctgACAATAATTGTaagtataattttgttattgtcagaatattattttatattatcaataattaaaaataactttaaatataatttttaaagtaattattatagaagttaataatttttaattacatgataatagattaaatgacaatataattttttagactatcaatttatttcaattaaattcatttttaatttttcttactagCTTTCGTTATCACGTATGGATATTTATTAAGTacaattttatatgaattaatCCAATGAAACTCTCCAGGCAAgtgaattgaaattaattttgatgaaaTATTCATTTAGTTAATCTTCTTGGACGGATTGTCCCATTTCAAGGTAAAAGTAACTCTGGTCATAATATCTGTGAGTAATGTTAAAATTAAGGGTAGATGTCGGATCAGGTTAGGCAACAGTAGTTAATGCTGACTAAAATGTAagttttaaagttttatttggtgGTCTTAATAGATAAAATAGGATAACTATCATTCTCCTATGACTtgcaaaaacaaaactaataagATATGACTTATTTATTCTATAGCCTATCTATTATgttgataaaaaagaatacaaaattGGTTCTTTGCTTCCAAGTCTGATCTAAAGAAAATACACTATTTGttttaatcaaaatgaaattaaaaatcattccaATTATCGAAACTCCACACGATCGAAATAATTTCTACCATCAATAAAGAGACATGATAGTcgttaaataaaatagatacaaaatcataaatatatgtaACTTTTCATCTTATTAATTTCTCCACCTTTCATAAAGTCCAAGATTTATATTCAAGAAATTTCGAAATATTGAGTTACATGCTTTCTCCAAAACCACTTTGCATATTAGACAATAACTCCTTTTTCATGCTCCACCACCTCATTTATTACAAACATATTATCTAGGATTTGTCTATCTTTAGGGAAAGTGGATTAAGATTGGTCAAGGATAATTATTAATTCTCTAGCCAAAATACTCAATAGAATTTTCTAAATGCTACTGATCGAAAAATCACTCTCTAGTTTAAAGAGCTTTGTTTCACGAAATACCATTGAATTCTCAGACATGTAAAGATGTGAATACAAATAATTTACATCTCTTCTCTTATTCTACTTCATTtatgtatttaatattatttttttaaaattaaaataaatttaaaatatttttaggaattaaaagtatttatcaaatattttttttttatagaaataacaTTTGCAGCATTTCCAGGAATATTatttccaaaaatataattaaatctttaaaacaAACGTTGTTTTTGAGACTTTGTGTAAATTTCATATCTTAAAGGAtagggaaaagaaaagaaaaaagatattcCTCCTTTCGGAAAAAATATTGCGTATCATTTCCTCAAATATATATGGTTACAACCCTTTTCCTTAATATTCTACCTGGCCTCTGATAAACTATACGATTCTATAGCAGCACTCAAGGATTATGGAGATGCTTACACTGCTCATGACCGAGTGTGTGTTGCtgtatatatattcttaacACTATTCAAATAACCTTAAAGTCAGGAGCAAAATACTGATAAAAAGAActcaaacaaaattaacaaatttccTTCCACTGTaaaattcatttattgttttttttttatcacaatttgAAGATTAGTATAGGTGTATCGGTGTAATGTATTCAAAATACGTTCATTCAAGACATTTACTTCTAATCTGGCGTTTATTCACATTAAAATCTAGTTCACACAAACAACTGCGTGAGactgtagattttttttttctagagaagAGACCGTAGAAAGTTATCTTCCCAACCTATTAAACTTGTGTGTTTCCGTTAAcccaaaatgaaagaaaacttaaataaaaCTCTCTTTCCATGATTcaatgcatatttattttatattttaagggTTGAAATGGGACAGAATGACATGTGCAGAAAAAGTATCCGATGCGTATAACGGTACATGGAGATACTACAGTTttcttatcaaaaagaaaaaaaaaaggaatttttgttttgtttctcgaCAAACGAAATTCAAAAAGACTaccactatatatatattttttatataatttcatgaaattccttatataattttttttctattatctcataaaatattaaataaaaaataaatatgttttaaaatgattaaattccAAAAATTGACGTTGCGACACGCAATTACTCACCTATATTTTCGTTAGGGCTAGTGATCAAGTGCAGTTAATGCAAACGTGCAGAGTTGAGAAACCACCTACCAATAATTGATGCATAGAAATTGGCCAAGTAGAAGAAAACAACTAAAGACATTTCATGTTATGATATGTTGGGTTCTTGTACATTGTTCGGATGGGGAGTTAAGGCATACAACTAGGGGGCATTGAAAATCAGTAATAATCCTTTTAATACACGACATTTTATTTTGGGGTAACAGATGTATAAATACTATTTATGGTTTGAAATCAATTTCACTAATTTGTAGTAATAGTTGTCGATCGTGATTGTAGTAGTTAAGGCGGCATCAAGCATAGTAAATAAAATCAGGGCAGcagattttcaaattaaattcaatgtattttgatttgtgtttttactctttttttagttttatatattcttttggAAAGAACcgtatatatttttgaaatagtCATATATTgatagtaaatttttatttaatatataatattttacataatatgatattatatttataataattattgtaaaatatacatttatttaagctttattcttatttcattttatgatttaattataaataatgttaaaattgatatattattttaaaaaacacatttaacCTAATATCGTTCCATATGTTTTTGAGATTTGATCAAGTTAAATTCAGTTTTGGAGctgatagacaaaaaaaaaaaaaaaacatcatcctAACACATTCTTACTTCCTCATAAATAAAAGATTCATAATAAACTCCAAAagcaaataaaattcatttttaaaagacccacaacaacaattaacacaaataataataacttatatttcttaaataattttgacggaacaatttcttattaataacataatagagaaaaaaaatcattcttgtaaaaagaaaagttgTCCAAACAATACGATGAAATTTCAACGAGGGGTTTCATTGGTCCCCTCATAATTCAAAAtccaattattaattttctttttgagatGAATCAGCAGTCAAATATATTCAACGAccccaattttatttaaaaaataatttgaaatatatatacataatccTATTTGCATGCTCAGCTAATGGACACACCGCTTTATTGGCAGTATGTCCTCTGTTCCCAGAATTGTGTCTGAGTCTGTCTACAACAACGGATCTTACAAACAGCCCCATACTCTCACCCACAACAAcaaattttctctttctctctcttccttctttctttcttctcttcctgCCTGCTATTTCAAGCCTTTGTActgtttctttctctctcttccactCATGGGTTCGAGTTGGGACTATCGTTTTCTCGCTCTCGTGAAGTGCATGTGAAGCTTGCTGTGCTAAGAGATCCGAGCCTTAATAATCAAAACGGGTCCCCTTCCTTTTTCTGATTCAGGCGTTTGAGGTGTTTGccttctactttttttcttcatttctctctctctttttggaagAAATGTTACATCATGTTCTTTATGCCTCTGCTTCATTAACTTCCTTGGGGATAAGGTTGTTGGCACTTTGAGTGAGTGAGTGCACTTGAGTTGAGCTTTGAGATAATGGGGTCTttgcttcttctcttctttttgcatGCTTAGCCTCAAAATTGTGCCTTGTGGTGTTTCAAGCTATTGGGGTAGCAGCACTATTGTGTGGTCAGCAAAGTTCCTTCCTTTGGGACCTTTGGTTGGCTCAATGGGTTTGATTGAATGTTGGGTTGTGTTTATGGAGTGTGTGGTGGGGGTTTTGGTGGTTGAAGATTCTTCCTGAAGGGTGTTTTGGTACCGGGTCGAATCTTAGTGGGTCTTagtgttgttttttttgttcatgGGATAATTGACCATGAGAGTCGCTGTTTTCCCTTTTTGGTGAGTTTGAATTCTAGCCTTATTTTGGCATTTCCGGGGTGATTAATGGGTGTTGAGGATTgagcattttcttttttacattttgtttTTGATGCCACAATAGTGAAAGCTTGGCACAGCTATagacaaaaatgaattttttttttatttgtttcattaatttaGAAGAGATTCTGCTGTTAGAAGGGTTGGTGTTCTGATCATGACTAGGGCTGTCCGTAGTAGGGTACTTAAAGATGCCAATGGTGATATTAGTGATCATCTACGCAACCACATCCATTTGACAAATTGTATTCACCTGAAGAACCATATGCACAAGAACAGCCCCATACTGGCTGATAGGTCAATCATGAGGGACCTAGTTGTGCTGCAGAGATCGCGGTCTCTTAGAGACCCTTCTGCAAGTCCTCCATCATGGCACTCGCCTTCTGTAGTTGACTTGCTTTTCAAAAGAGTTGAAAATGATGCTGTGTCTCAAGGGGGAAGAAGGTCTATAGGTGTCGAGCGAAGGAAGGAAGGGAGAAGATTGTCTGGAACTTCACCACCCTTGGTGAGTATAGGTTCATCAAGAGTTGCTCCAGGTGAGATTGTTAGGGGTAATGATGGGATAACGGCACCTAGTGAACGAAGTAGCAGGAGTGGAATGGGAGATGGAAGGAGAGTTGGGAGAGAAGAATCTGGTAGGAAGAATGATAGGCCTGACTTTTTGGATGTTAATCCAGAGGAGCCTCTCAATCAAGCTGGCAAAAGCTTGGCTGAAGATGTTATTTCAAGGCACTCAGAGTCTAAAGCTAGAAAGAGCAAACAAAGGGGGAAGAATGTTCAAGATGCTCAAGTTAAGACACTTTCTGAGCAGCTGAATGATGTTCCATTGGATAGTGATGACTTAGCATCATCGAACATTCATTTTCGTGGAAGGTTTCCTAGGCAGGAGAAAATTATTAAGGAGGTAGAAGCCCGAATGCGCAGTCATGGCAGTGGAATGAATAGGGGGAAAAGGCGTAAGTTTCGAAGTGCGCGAAGAACTCGGGTTGCTACAACATCAAGAGATATTGTAGCTGAGAATGAACTGTCTGTGGCTTCCAACTCATTAGCTCAGGCATCAGTTCACCATAAATATCATTTGGAGGAGGCTGATGAGTTTGCAGATGAAAATGTTACTAGGGCTCCAAAAAATGGGTGTGGCATTCCTTGGAATTGGTCCAGAATTCATCATAGAGGTAAAACATTCCTTGACATGGCTGGAAGAAGTTTGTCTTGTGGTTTATCCGATTCAAGGTTGAAGAAAGGGACATTTGCTGCCAATGGAAGAAATATTTCTGAGATGCCTGTGGCATCTGAGCGCTCAAGCTCATGTACCAGGTCTGATGCAGAGGCACTACCTTTACTAGTTGAGGCGTCAGGATCTCATGCAAGCACTGAAAATGCTTGTTGGGATCATTACTATTCTGGGGAACTAGGTCTTTTTGGTGATAATTTATTCAAGCATGATGTTGATTCTGACCTCGCTTCTGAAGCTAGATCTGGTGATCAGCGGAAGTTGAGAGGGAATCGTCACAGTAGACACCAAAGTTTAACACAAAAGTATATGCCTCGAACCTTCAGAGATATGGTTGGGCAGAATTTAGTGGCACAAGCTCTTTCGAACGCAGTTATGAAAAAGAAAGTTGGGTTGTTGTATGTGTTTTATGGCCCCCATGGCACTGGAAAAACTTCCTCTGCTCGCATATTTGCCAGAGCTCTGAACTGTAATTCTTCAGAACACCCAAAACCTTGTGGTTTTTGCAATTATTGCGTAGCACATGATATGGGCAAGAGTAGAAATATAAGGGAAGTAGGTCCAGTTAGTAATTTTGACTTTGAGAGCATCATGGAACTACTCGACAATATGATCGTTTCCCAGCTTCCGTCACATTACAGAGTGTTTATTTTTGATGACTGTGATACTCTGTCAACAGATTGTTGGAATGCTATATCAAAGGTCATTGATCGAGCACCTAGACGTGTGGTTTTTATCCTTGTCAGTTCTAGTCTTGATGTCTTGCCTCATATAATAATATCCAGGTGTCAAAAATTCTTTTTCCCAAAGCTGAAGGATGCagatattatatatacattGGAGTGGATTGCAACCAAAGAAGGTCTAGAAATTGATAAGGATGCCCTGAAACTCATTGCATCAAGGTCAGACGGATCTTTGAGAGATGCTGAGATGACCCTTGAACAACTTAGTTTGCTTGGGCAGAGAATATCCGTTCCTCTTGTCCAGGAATTGGTAAGCTGTTTATTTATTAGTATGTTTTCTGTCATCACTGCTTCTTACACTAGATTCTATTTCTAATGTAAACTGGTGTTAATATTGTTAATTCACTATGCATGAAGTGCTCTGAAGTTAAATCCTTTCTTCAGGTAGGGCTAATCTCTGATGAGAAATTGGTGGATCTGCTTGATTTGGCATTATCTGCAGACACAGTTAACACCGTGAAGAATTTGAGAGTGATCATGGAAACTGGTGTCGAGCCATTGGCTTTAATGTCACAACTTGCTACAGTAATTACTGATATACTTGCTGGGACCTATGATTTCAGAAAAGATAGGCGAAGAAGGAAGTTCTTCCGGAGACCACTGTGTGAGTAAAATAGTGCCATTTTTGTGGATAGCATATCCTCATCTTTCTTTAAACACACGCACATGCCGTTTTTATTCCAGAATTGGCtgtctataaatattttatatagctAAACATTTGAGGTTTTACGTTTTACATTTCTGTAATTGTGGAGACCGGAGTCTTACTCTGGTTTCACAAATTGATGATACTAATTTCTGTTTCAGTGTCCAAAGAAGACATGGAGAAGCTGCGTCAAGCTCTGAAAACTTTATCAGAGGCTGAGAAGCAGTTGAGGATGTCCAATGACAAGCTAACATGGTTGACAGCTGCCTTACTTCAGCTTGCTCCAGACCAGCAATATGTGTTGCCAACTTCATCTGATAATAGTTTCAACCACAGTCCCTTTGCTCTAAAAGATGCAGATGCGAGAGAAGCAGCTAGACTGACTGGTAATCCCGTTGACATTCCTAACAAAGGAAGACGATTATCAATGGATGCTAGAATTGAAAATGTCCATGCTGGAAGCTCAGCAGATGGTATGACAAGGGGTCTTGGTTCTGAGAAAAAACGACATAGTGTGTCTGGTTTTACTCCTCAACATGCTAATTCACAAGCCACTGAAAAGATTAGGATGAGCGAGAGGCAGATTTTGGGTATAAACCGTACAAAAATTGAAGAGATATGGTTAGAGGTGCTTGAGAGGATACAAATTACTGGTCTGAAAGAGTTTTTGTTTAAAGAAGGCAAGCTGATCTCTGTTAGTTTTGGGGCAGGTGAGTGTCAAATCTGCACAATGCTTATTCGACAATGCAATTAATAACATTTTGTATTGATATGATTAAAATCTTCCCCTTAGAAATGTTATTCTCtgttaatataatattcataaattttttatgcattttagaTCTAGAAGAACTAGGGGATAAATTAGTCTTGTATTTGATTGCACTAGCTGTATTATCATGCAAAAGACATGGAGATTCTGATATGGTAGCATTGTTAATGTTATTATTAGAGTTTATCATAAAGTTAAAATGGTTGACAATCCCGTGACACTCAGCTTTTAGTAGTGTCATTATCAGTGTTAATATAACATGCACAAGTTTTCCAAGAATTTCAGGTCCAGAAGAATTAGGGTATAAACTGGTCTTTGTATGTGATTAcacttaatatatattatcaaccaGATGGTcctgtattattattattattattatagcgGTTTGGAAAATTGGTCCTGGCATCATTGTTTATGTTTTAGAATTCATCAAAGTTCTCGTGTATGTCTGATGATGTATCtcattaatcattatttttccattttacTGGTTGACATTGTGTCCTGCTTAATGTTGTTATGATAGTGTTGCTCCTGTGTTTTTATTATGTTCGCTCTACTCGTCCACACTCTCCATTTATCCAATGATATTTGATGCTTTATTGTGCAGCTCCAACTGTGCAGCTAATGTTCAGTTCTCAATTGACCAAATCTACTGCCGAGAAGTTCAGAGGTCACATCTTACAAGCATTTGAATCTGTCCTTGGATCTTCTATAACAATAGAAATTAGATGTGAGTTAAATAAAGATACAGCCTCGGCTGTTCAACAACCTCTTACATTGCCCTCTACTAATGATAGTTCGTCTCAGATTAGAGACTTTAATGGTGTTGGCACTCTAGCTCATCCATCAGTAACTGATTCTGTTGAAAAGAGAAGGGGTGAAATTGTAGAAGAAGCAGCTTCTCAAGTGGAGCAAAAGAATAGCAAGCAGCAGGTTGATGCTCATGGAACATCTTATAAAAGTTTAGAAGGTACAAGTATAGGACAATCATCAGCTTCCCAAAAAAAGCCAATTGTTAAGTCGCATTTAGACCAAAGAAAGCTTATGGAGCAAGGTCAAAGTCGGAGTCTTGTAAGAAGCAAAGTATCTCTTGCTCATGTGATCCAGCAGGCAGAAGGTCAGAGAAGTGGGTGGTCAAAACGTAAAGCGGTTTCTATTGCTGAGAAGCTTGAACAAGAGAATCTGTATGTTGCTACTCCATCCTTTTCTCTTTTGACATATACTCTATGTATCAAGAGGTGTGAGATTTGCAGTGTATGGATAGTAGGGGGATGGAatctgaaataaaaatattactccAAATTTCAATTAACCTATGCATTACTGCATTAGTAGTGTTATGCTGGACAACTGGATAACTTTATTTCACATTTGGTAActgagttgaaattttttttaaaaaaatattagggtTTTTTTGACGGAATAAAATCATGCAGAGGTGCACGGTATTGCATGTATGcagaatttaataattattgaatAGTAGTTTCCTATAATTATGTTCTAGGTTAAGATTACCCTTCCTTTTCAATTATGAGTCAGTATGGGATAGAGATTAAACTTTGGAGTTTGGATGTTATCTTGTTTCAGTGATACAGTAATGTCtatgttataacttataatagCTGCCTATTAATTCGGAAATCATTTACTCCTCTTAGGAGACTGGAGCCAAGATCTAGGAGCTTGCTATGCTGGAAAGCATCAAGAGTAACCCGGCGAAAGGTAATTCATTTTATTGTGATCACTtctcaatatttaaaattttgaaccaTAGTTCTtcgtttttttattcttattgtgATTTTCTTGAGTCATAAAACATGAAGTGCATGCAGCATATTAATGTTATGCTGCATTGAGACAGTATTATGATACAACTTGAAATATCTTGTGGAAGTTGGAACTGTTCTTTTGCCTTGAACATTACATCTAGAAGGGGCGTCCTCGTTAATCTAATCCCTTTCTTTTTCATCTGGAGATATCTGGGGTCTCTTTCAGTCTTTCTAACTTTACGTTTCCTGCTTTCAGAACGTTAGCTAAATTGGTTTTTAGACAATCTTCCCATTGACTCTGTAAACTATTCATAAAGGCATGCATTGTGTTGTGTAGCTAGATATAGCAATGTGCTTTAAGATTGCAAGCTACTGTAACTTTTCCATTATAGGGATGATATGCATGCATCCATTTCTGGAACCTGTTGTGATTCTGCTCAGCCTTTGCCCCCCTTCAATAATGAGTATCTAATTGCCAGTGGTTGTTTTTCCCTTTAGTTGTATATCAATTAATAACCAGTGTCTTGCTCagttattaattataagtaCCTCATTGTGTTCatttcataattattatatttttcaatattcatcctataatataattttaccacCTGCTAGaatatatttagattttttagataaaagttTTTGGCTACTAAGTTAATGAAATAAGTAAATAGAACGAAGTTGTTGTATATGTTTCTTTATCTTTCCCATGAATAAAAGATTTGATTGGGTGTATTTGGGCGTGTAAGTGCATGTTTATTTTTACATACTATGATTTGATTAGCTTGATAGAACTGTGGGTTATGCATCTAACTCAATCCTATAAAACTGTTTTGTAAGGTGAGGTCTTTCACTTATATACACTATTTTGACCACATCATTAGTCAATGTGCGATGTCTaacattaaatatgatattaCTTGCATGGTTTACTGATGAAAATCTTAAAAGTTCGTAACGTTAAATATGATGTTTCTTTCTTtggcaatttaattttaatgtgttATTATATATGAGGACATTATTGACGTGGTATTTGATTGCATTGGCAGCTGTCACGCTTGAAAATTCGAAGCCGAAAACCACGTGCACTGCTGAATCTTGTCTCATGTGGAAAATGTCTGTCTACAAAATCTCCAAGGTAGTTTTGGGAATGTCGTGAGTTCATTCAATAGCCAGTTGTAATGCCTCTATTTAGGCTTTTTCCTGACGTGTTATAGGGTCCAATTTTACAGGGtcaagcctttttttttcttctttccatttaattaaataaaatcatgtaGCTATATTATATCAGATGAAGAAAATGTAGGAAAGTAATTAAACTAGTAAATTCCATTTTAGTGATAAGATATTGTATATTTTTCCTTCGTAGCATAAATTTGATGGAAATTTTATTTGAGATTCAGTTTACAATCTTTAGTCACTATTGGTTTGTGACCAGTTTCTCTCATTGGACCTCTAATGCTAATTCACTTGTCGCGGTACTCCTAATGCAGTAAATATGATTGAGTTCCCGTAAACTGAGGAGTGCACTTAAGGGAATTTATTGTTGCAATTTTGTTGATTATCAGGTTGCttgttataaaaatgaaaacaatcttCTTTCACCGCTTCGTATGGTTGTATCTTTCTTGCTCTTCCTTGTTCCGACATTGATAAACTAGCAAATGCTTTTCAAGGTTATTAAAGGAACAAAAGCAAAGGGTGTTTAATAAAACAATTGGTGTTTTAGTCTGTATATAATAATGTAagaactatttatttttatataattaaatttatcatatattagtattttttaatatattaatgatataattaattttataataataaatattcttaaatatacaaGTTATAGTTTAGATagataatgaataatttaaattttgatataagatatttttaattgttaataaattcttttaaaaaattattgaaatatacgtaaataaaaaagaatatattgtgAAAGAAGCTAGATTTTGTTAGGTCCAAGTTTGACCTAAGTTAAAAACTCTTAAAAGTATATGGTTTgagcttaatttatttattagcaTAAGCTTGACTTATATGAAAGGCGAATTTGACTTATAAGTctatttaaaaagattttttatgacaattttacattaaaatatgtATGTTAGATTTTATatgaatcaaatttattttgtttatacgatataaatatatttttaaggtttaataTAACATTATGATGATATATATACAAGATTGTGCTCAAGACAAGAGTTCTggctgttttatttttataagatagAAAGTTTGCAAcaacatttctttattttaagacAACTTCACATCAGATTATGTCGTGTGAttcgttttttgtttttttttttgtgaatctaTCATATAACTTTTATACTTTTCACATTTGCATCTTTCCTCAATTGAACAACTTGTGCATGCATcagtatgaaaataaaatttgtctgAAGACAGATCttggtatatataatatatgccTCCTGAAATGGTGAATGGTAAATATTATCTTTCGAGTGATCCTGACCGCGTATGAATAGCGATATAGAGTGTTGCTATTTAGCACGAATATCCTGTGCACAAATCGCATGAAAGTAACATTCAACGGTTGggcttttttaaaatcaataatattaattgaataattaagaagataaaaaaCGGGATTTCACATGATACACAAGTTCTGTGTCTtgatgaaaaatcttttcataactctttcatttgtttcatgtgtacatattat contains the following coding sequences:
- the LOC114387678 gene encoding protein STICHEL-like 3 isoform X1, which gives rise to MTRAVRSRVLKDANGDISDHLRNHIHLTNCIHLKNHMHKNSPILADRSIMRDLVVLQRSRSLRDPSASPPSWHSPSVVDLLFKRVENDAVSQGGRRSIGVERRKEGRRLSGTSPPLVSIGSSRVAPGEIVRGNDGITAPSERSSRSGMGDGRRVGREESGRKNDRPDFLDVNPEEPLNQAGKSLAEDVISRHSESKARKSKQRGKNVQDAQVKTLSEQLNDVPLDSDDLASSNIHFRGRFPRQEKIIKEVEARMRSHGSGMNRGKRRKFRSARRTRVATTSRDIVAENELSVASNSLAQASVHHKYHLEEADEFADENVTRAPKNGCGIPWNWSRIHHRGKTFLDMAGRSLSCGLSDSRLKKGTFAANGRNISEMPVASERSSSCTRSDAEALPLLVEASGSHASTENACWDHYYSGELGLFGDNLFKHDVDSDLASEARSGDQRKLRGNRHSRHQSLTQKYMPRTFRDMVGQNLVAQALSNAVMKKKVGLLYVFYGPHGTGKTSSARIFARALNCNSSEHPKPCGFCNYCVAHDMGKSRNIREVGPVSNFDFESIMELLDNMIVSQLPSHYRVFIFDDCDTLSTDCWNAISKVIDRAPRRVVFILVSSSLDVLPHIIISRCQKFFFPKLKDADIIYTLEWIATKEGLEIDKDALKLIASRSDGSLRDAEMTLEQLSLLGQRISVPLVQELVGLISDEKLVDLLDLALSADTVNTVKNLRVIMETGVEPLALMSQLATVITDILAGTYDFRKDRRRRKFFRRPLLSKEDMEKLRQALKTLSEAEKQLRMSNDKLTWLTAALLQLAPDQQYVLPTSSDNSFNHSPFALKDADAREAARLTGNPVDIPNKGRRLSMDARIENVHAGSSADGMTRGLGSEKKRHSVSGFTPQHANSQATEKIRMSERQILGINRTKIEEIWLEVLERIQITGLKEFLFKEGKLISVSFGAAPTVQLMFSSQLTKSTAEKFRGHILQAFESVLGSSITIEIRCELNKDTASAVQQPLTLPSTNDSSSQIRDFNGVGTLAHPSVTDSVEKRRGEIVEEAASQVEQKNSKQQVDAHGTSYKSLEGTSIGQSSASQKKPIVKSHLDQRKLMEQGQSRSLVRSKVSLAHVIQQAEGQRSGWSKRKAVSIAEKLEQENLRLEPRSRSLLCWKASRVTRRKLSRLKIRSRKPRALLNLVSCGKCLSTKSPR
- the LOC114387678 gene encoding protein STICHEL-like 3 isoform X2; amino-acid sequence: MTRAVRSRVLKDANGDISDHLRNHIHLTNCIHLKNHMHKNSPILADRSIMRDLVVLQRSRSLRDPSASPPSWHSPSVVDLLFKRVENDAVSQGGRRSIGVERRKEGRRLSGTSPPLVSIGSSRVAPGEIVRGNDGITAPSERSSRSGMGDGRRVGREESGRKNDRPDFLDVNPEEPLNQAGKSLAEDVISRHSESKARKSKQRGKNVQDAQVKTLSEQLNDVPLDSDDLASSNIHFRGRFPRQEKIIKEVEARMRSHGSGMNRGKRRKFRSARRTRVATTSRDIVAENELSVASNSLAQASVHHKYHLEEADEFADENVTRAPKNGCGIPWNWSRIHHRGKTFLDMAGRSLSCGLSDSRLKKGTFAANGRNISEMPVASERSSSCTRSDAEALPLLVEASGSHASTENACWDHYYSGELGLFGDNLFKHDVDSDLASEARSGDQRKLRGNRHSRHQSLTQKYMPRTFRDMVGQNLVAQALSNAVMKKKVGLLYVFYGPHGTGKTSSARIFARALNCNSSEHPKPCGFCNYCVAHDMGKSRNIREVGPVSNFDFESIMELLDNMIVSQLPSHYRVFIFDDCDTLSTDCWNAISKVIDRAPRRVVFILVSSSLDVLPHIIISRCQKFFFPKLKDADIIYTLEWIATKEGLEIDKDALKLIASRSDGSLRDAEMTLEQLSLLGQRISVPLVQELVGLISDEKLVDLLDLALSADTVNTVKNLRVIMETGVEPLALMSQLATVITDILAGTYDFRKDRRRRKFFRRPLLSKEDMEKLRQALKTLSEAEKQLRMSNDKLTWLTAALLQLAPDQQYVLPTSSDNSFNHSPFALKDADAREAARLTGNPVDIPNKGRRLSMDARIENVHAGSSADGMTRGLGSEKKRHSVSGFTPQHANSQATEKIRMSERQILGINRTKIEEIWLEVLERIQITGLKEFLFKEGKLISVSFGAAPTVQLMFSSQLTKSTAEKFRGHILQAFESVLGSSITIEIRY